One Nitrosomonas sp. PY1 DNA window includes the following coding sequences:
- a CDS encoding malate--CoA ligase subunit beta, producing the protein MNIHEYQAKEILAEYGVKMAEGGLAYSVEEAVQRAREIDGDVWVVKAQIHSGARGKAGGIKVCKSHAEVEKAAEELLGRKLVTHQTGPSGKVCSRLYIEAGTQIAKEIYLSFMIDRVSERVIMIGSAQGGMEIEKLAETNPQAIIKIYIEPAVGLQDFQARKMAFALGIDSSQLNHAVKTIKGCYRALRNLDANTLEINPLVLTHKHEIIALDAKMVFDENALFRQHKIAELRDNSQVDSREVAAAEAGLSYVGLEGDIGCMINGAGLAMATMDMIKLAGGEPANFLDVGGGASAERTEKAFRLVLADSNVKAMLVNIFAGINRCDWIAEGVVQAVKNIDMKLPLVVRLSGTNVEEGQRIIAESGLPIITADTLADAAEKVVHARNEAITKSLGVL; encoded by the coding sequence TTGAATATTCATGAGTATCAAGCTAAAGAAATTTTAGCGGAATACGGTGTCAAGATGGCTGAAGGCGGCTTAGCCTACAGCGTTGAGGAAGCCGTGCAACGGGCGCGTGAAATCGATGGCGATGTGTGGGTGGTTAAAGCGCAAATCCATTCGGGAGCAAGAGGAAAAGCAGGGGGTATTAAAGTTTGCAAATCACACGCGGAGGTCGAAAAAGCTGCTGAAGAATTGCTTGGAAGAAAACTGGTTACGCATCAAACCGGGCCATCTGGGAAAGTCTGTTCGCGATTGTATATCGAGGCTGGCACACAAATCGCCAAGGAAATATACCTATCTTTCATGATTGATCGTGTCAGTGAGCGCGTCATCATGATCGGCTCGGCGCAGGGTGGCATGGAAATTGAAAAACTGGCGGAAACCAATCCACAAGCCATTATCAAAATTTATATCGAACCGGCTGTAGGATTGCAGGATTTTCAAGCACGTAAAATGGCTTTTGCGCTAGGGATAGATTCTTCTCAATTAAATCATGCTGTTAAAACGATTAAGGGATGTTATCGCGCACTGCGCAATCTTGATGCCAATACCTTAGAGATCAATCCACTTGTGTTAACGCACAAACACGAAATTATCGCACTTGATGCCAAAATGGTTTTTGATGAAAATGCACTATTCCGGCAACATAAAATTGCTGAATTACGTGATAACAGTCAAGTCGACAGCCGCGAAGTTGCTGCCGCCGAAGCAGGGCTAAGTTATGTCGGTTTGGAAGGCGATATCGGTTGCATGATCAATGGTGCTGGTTTAGCAATGGCTACAATGGATATGATTAAGTTGGCGGGTGGTGAGCCTGCTAATTTTCTCGATGTAGGCGGTGGTGCTTCAGCAGAACGTACCGAAAAAGCGTTTCGCTTGGTATTGGCAGATAGCAATGTTAAAGCCATGCTCGTGAATATTTTTGCGGGTATTAATCGGTGTGACTGGATTGCGGAAGGTGTCGTACAAGCGGTTAAAAATATCGACATGAAATTACCTTTAGTCGTACGGCTGTCCGGCACCAATGTTGAGGAAGGGCAACGTATTATTGCAGAAAGCGGTTTACCGATCATTACGGCCGATACCTTGGCAGATGCCGCCGAGAAAGTTGTGCATGCTCGTAACGAAGCCATTACAAAAAGCCTAGGAGTATTATAA
- the sucD gene encoding succinate--CoA ligase subunit alpha, which produces MAILIDEKTRIIVQGFTGRIGTFHAQEMIDYGSNVVGGVTPGKGGQTHLGLPVFNTVEEAVQHVGAEASIVFVPSAFAADSIMEAADAGIKYCVSITDGIPTQDMMRVKSYLRRFPEKMRMLLTGPNCAGTISPGRAMLGIMPGHIYIRGNVGVVGRSGTLGYEAADQMRLLGIGISTSVGIGGDPIPGSSHRDILERLEQDPETKIALMIGEIGGPQEVEAGRFAKENMTKPLVAYIAGLTAPEGRRMGHAGAIISSAGESAAEKVAILKELGVTICPTPSLMGQTVAQVLAKI; this is translated from the coding sequence GTGGCCATACTAATTGACGAAAAAACCAGAATCATTGTTCAAGGCTTTACTGGCAGAATCGGAACCTTTCATGCACAGGAAATGATCGATTACGGTTCCAACGTGGTTGGTGGCGTAACTCCAGGAAAAGGAGGACAAACACATTTGGGTTTGCCGGTATTTAACACGGTGGAAGAAGCGGTGCAACACGTTGGTGCTGAAGCCAGTATCGTATTTGTACCGTCTGCATTTGCCGCCGATTCAATCATGGAAGCAGCTGACGCTGGCATCAAATACTGCGTTTCGATCACGGATGGTATTCCCACGCAAGATATGATGCGTGTAAAAAGTTATTTACGACGCTTTCCAGAAAAAATGCGCATGCTGCTGACTGGACCTAATTGTGCTGGAACTATTAGCCCAGGCCGTGCCATGCTCGGTATTATGCCTGGACATATCTATATACGTGGTAATGTAGGAGTGGTAGGCCGTTCCGGCACATTGGGCTACGAAGCCGCCGATCAAATGCGCTTACTGGGTATTGGCATTTCAACTTCTGTTGGTATAGGTGGCGATCCGATTCCCGGCAGTTCACATCGAGATATCCTGGAACGACTGGAGCAGGATCCAGAAACAAAAATTGCATTGATGATTGGCGAAATCGGCGGTCCGCAGGAAGTAGAAGCCGGACGTTTTGCCAAAGAAAATATGACAAAGCCATTGGTTGCCTATATTGCAGGCTTAACAGCACCGGAGGGTCGCCGCATGGGACATGCTGGAGCAATCATTTCATCTGCTGGTGAGAGTGCGGCGGAAAAAGTAGCCATACTAAAAGAATTAGGCGTAACGATCTGCCCTACACCCTCTTTAATGGGACAGACAGTTGCTCAAGTGCTAGCAAAAATATAA